The genomic DNA CACGAGCTGTGGGTTCTGCCGGCCCTGCTCGACGATGGCGTTCTCCGCGGTGTCGACGCCGAGCTGGGCGACGACGAGGGCGATGGTGATGTAGCCGACGAACAGCGCCACCAGGCCGGCGACCGCCCAGCCGAAATCCCGGAGCGTCGGCAGCCGGTACTTCAGGAGGTCGAACCGCTTCGTGAGCGCCATGTAGACCGCGACCGCGATGCCGAACCCGAGTCCCTGGAGGACGATGCTCAGCCCGACGACGAGGACGGGCTGTTGCCGCACGGGGATGCCGGCGGCGGCGAGTGCCTGCACGCCGGCGAACAGCACCACCAGCGCCGTGACGAAGCCGGCCACGGTGAGGCCGATACCGGTGCCGACGCTCCGGAGGCGCTCCTCCGGACTGGCACCGCTCAGTCCGCTCAGTTCGTCCATGGGTCGTGTTCGGGCCGCCGCCGAATACCTCTTTCTCACTCGGGGGGCGCCCGGGAGCGGCCGCCTCCGGACGGTCCGGCGCGGCACTCCCCGACGGCGACGCGGATCACTCCCCGCCGACGACGCGCGTGGTCTTCTCAGCGACCGCGTCGGCCTCCGCGAACTCGCCCCCGCCGAGCAGCCCGCGGGCCGCGCGCTTGCCCCACTCGACCGCGGGCTGGGTGAACGTCTCCACGCCCATGAGTTCACCCGCGAGGACGCAAGCGGCCTCGATGTCGAACAGGAGCCGGCCGATGCCCGCGGCGTCGACACGTGGGAGTTCGACCCGGACGTTGGGCTGGTCGGCCGCCGCCAGCGACGCCTCCGTCGCCTCGAACTCGGCGTCGAGCAGCTCGCCCAGCGTCGCGTCCCCGAGGTAGGACATCCCCTCGACGTCCGTGGCCGGGATGTCCACGTCGTCGCGCTCGCGCGGCCGGACCAGCGTGACGAGCTTGTCGTGGCGGCCGCTCCGGTAGAGCTGGAGCTGGGAGTGCTGGTCGGTCGCGCCGAGCGCCCGCGCCGGC from Haloglomus litoreum includes the following:
- a CDS encoding CPBP family intramembrane glutamic endopeptidase, producing MDELSGLSGASPEERLRSVGTGIGLTVAGFVTALVVLFAGVQALAAAGIPVRQQPVLVVGLSIVLQGLGFGIAVAVYMALTKRFDLLKYRLPTLRDFGWAVAGLVALFVGYITIALVVAQLGVDTAENAIVEQGRQNPQLVLYLIPLAILVVGPSEELLFRGAIQGVLRRAYAPIPAIIIASALFGVAHVFALSGSGTGVLVYIAVTFVLGCILGFVYERTDNLVVPALIHGVYNAILFSLLYVQVSGGV